CGTAGGACTCGACGCGCCTCCTCGGGCAGCTCATCGACGGTGATGTGGTGGGGCGTTTGCTTGCGCCTGGCCTTGAGCGTCTCGAGCTCGTGTTGCAGGGTCTCGATCTCCTCTTGCAGCGCCGCCTTGTGCCGCACGAACGGCTCGACATGCTTGGGTTCGATGGGCTCCTCGAGGGTCATGGCGGCGAATCTGGCCGGGCGCCGGGTGAGCTTGCCGGTGGCCGAGCGCACCTGTCCGTCGAGGTGGCGATAATCGGGGTCGACGATCGGTTCGATAATCGACCAAGCGGTCCAGGCCCAGCAGATTGCCTCACTCGCCCGGGGCGCTGTCGCGTAGCGACGCGATCGATTCGAGGCGCGCCAGCGCCATGAAGGCCAGTAGCAGCAACAGGCTGTCGAGACCATAATAGCCCTTATCGGCTTCGGCCCTTTCGGCAGGACAATCTTGAGGCTCGGCGCACCCGGCGCACCGAAACCGGTATCTTCGCAAAATCCAAGCCTCCGCTAAAGGCTGCTCGGCAGAATCGCCGCGGTTGGCTTGCTTCCGATTGAATTCCCGAGGTTTTTCGCCAGACCCTTACAAGAAGACCGCGGGGCCGAGATCAGGTCCTCTGACCCTGGGTGAAGAGCGAGGGCTACTGGGCCGTGCGAGCCGAGCTGCTGGAGAAGGTCAAGGCCAGCTTCGACGAGAACGGTGTCTGGATCCCGTTTCCGCAGCGGGACGTTCGCATCGTCAGTGGCAAGGCTGCCTGAATGGGTCCGGAGACGTGCTTGCACAGGTGGCGCAGCGTCTGAGCGACAGCGTGCGAGATTCCGACACAGTGGCGCGAGGCCCTTCCATATCGCGTCGCCTCACGATAGGCCATGGATTCCTGCATGGGTCGCGGCTATTCTGCAAGGGGGAGCACACCCATCTGTGATAAGACATGCACAGAAAAA
This genomic stretch from Gammaproteobacteria bacterium harbors:
- a CDS encoding mechanosensitive ion channel family protein translates to MKSEGYWAVRAELLEKVKASFDENGVWIPFPQRDVRIVSGKAA